The following proteins are co-located in the Pontiella desulfatans genome:
- a CDS encoding phospholipase D-like domain-containing protein, translated as MGDLQSLSLEAVYDSSEYHLVRDLMVPLLAQSKLYCRGVGYFSSGWLRIASEGLEELISSGGRARLIMSPILDEKDWQAIELGQQARENEMLKKCLHSSVDEISSSLESNTLNTFAWLIADELLDVRFAVPRAGFRGGDYHDKVGYFADESDNYVAIHGSYNDSIKGTLNGEAFSVFRSWYEGQLPFLDKHVARLNQLWDDENAQFHTFKLPDAVRQQIVQLRSTDYRPYTTLSGGKIMRILLRNGESYITA; from the coding sequence GTTCAGAGTACCACTTAGTGCGGGACTTGATGGTTCCATTGTTGGCACAGTCCAAGTTGTATTGCCGTGGTGTCGGGTACTTTTCTAGCGGATGGTTAAGAATAGCTTCAGAAGGGCTTGAGGAGCTTATCTCCTCTGGAGGACGTGCCCGGTTAATTATGTCGCCCATTCTTGATGAAAAGGATTGGCAAGCAATTGAACTCGGGCAACAAGCTCGTGAAAATGAGATGCTCAAAAAGTGTCTTCACTCATCCGTGGATGAAATTTCTTCATCGCTCGAATCTAACACCTTGAATACGTTTGCTTGGTTAATCGCTGATGAGCTGTTGGATGTTCGGTTCGCAGTCCCACGGGCGGGTTTTCGTGGTGGGGATTACCATGATAAAGTAGGATATTTTGCGGATGAGTCAGATAATTATGTAGCCATTCATGGGTCATATAATGACTCAATCAAGGGAACACTTAATGGAGAGGCGTTTTCTGTCTTTCGATCTTGGTATGAGGGGCAACTCCCGTTTTTGGACAAGCATGTTGCTCGGTTAAACCAGCTATGGGATGATGAAAACGCTCAGTTTCACACCTTTAAATTGCCCGATGCGGTAAGGCAACAAATAGTCCAGCTACGATCAACGGATTATAGACCGTACACTACATTATCTGGCGGAAAAATAATGCGGATTCTGCTAAGGAATGGAGAAAGCTATATCACCGCATAG